The following coding sequences are from one Planctomycetota bacterium window:
- the gltA gene encoding NADPH-dependent glutamate synthase, giving the protein MPKEKIERQKMPEQKPHDRIKNFNEVPFGFPQEIAMKEAQRCLQCKKPACVKGCPVEVAIPEFIKLVAEGKFVEAARKVKSTNALPAVCGRVCPQESQCEKVCIVGKKDKPVAIGSLERFVADFERNTNAVKIPNIAEKKNIKVAVVGSGPAGLTCAGDLALKGYDVTIFEALHKTGGVLVYGIPEFRLPKVIVQAEVNYLTMMGVKVETNMLVGKVATLTELFKEGYKAAFVGTGAGLPMFLNIPGENLIGVLSANEYLTRVNLMKAYLFPEYDTPMVKSKKVAVVGAGNVAMDSARTALRLGAEKVYIVYRRSPEEMPARKEEIHHAQEEGIDFQLLTNPIEVLGKDGCVRGIKCIKMELGAPDESGRRRPIPIKDSEFEIEVDTVVVAIGNGPNPLLLKATPEIELNKWGNINANPETLATTMKGVYAGGDIVTGAATVIEAMGQGKIAARSIDKYLTGG; this is encoded by the coding sequence ATGCCGAAAGAAAAGATTGAACGCCAGAAGATGCCCGAACAGAAACCGCACGACCGCATCAAGAATTTCAACGAAGTCCCGTTCGGATTCCCCCAGGAAATCGCCATGAAAGAGGCCCAGCGCTGCCTGCAATGCAAAAAGCCGGCCTGCGTCAAGGGCTGTCCGGTTGAGGTGGCGATTCCGGAATTTATCAAGCTGGTAGCCGAAGGCAAGTTTGTGGAAGCGGCCCGCAAGGTAAAGTCCACCAATGCCCTGCCGGCCGTCTGCGGACGGGTCTGCCCCCAGGAAAGCCAGTGCGAAAAGGTCTGCATCGTCGGCAAGAAGGACAAGCCGGTAGCTATCGGCTCGCTGGAACGATTTGTGGCTGACTTTGAACGCAATACCAACGCCGTTAAAATCCCGAATATCGCCGAGAAAAAGAATATCAAGGTGGCCGTGGTTGGCTCAGGCCCGGCCGGACTGACCTGCGCCGGCGATTTGGCGCTCAAGGGCTATGACGTGACCATCTTTGAGGCGCTCCATAAAACCGGCGGCGTCCTGGTCTATGGCATCCCGGAATTCCGACTGCCCAAGGTGATTGTCCAGGCCGAGGTGAATTACCTGACTATGATGGGCGTCAAGGTGGAGACCAATATGCTCGTCGGCAAGGTGGCTACCCTGACCGAGCTGTTCAAGGAAGGCTATAAAGCCGCGTTTGTCGGCACCGGCGCCGGACTGCCCATGTTCCTGAATATCCCCGGCGAGAACCTTATCGGCGTGCTGTCAGCCAACGAATATCTGACCCGGGTCAATCTGATGAAGGCCTATCTCTTCCCGGAATACGATACCCCTATGGTCAAGAGCAAAAAGGTAGCCGTGGTCGGGGCCGGCAATGTAGCCATGGACTCAGCCCGGACTGCCCTGCGCCTGGGCGCGGAAAAGGTCTATATCGTTTACCGCCGGTCGCCGGAAGAGATGCCGGCCCGGAAGGAAGAGATTCATCACGCCCAAGAGGAAGGCATCGATTTCCAACTGCTGACCAATCCCATTGAGGTTCTGGGCAAGGACGGCTGTGTCCGCGGCATAAAATGTATCAAGATGGAATTAGGCGCACCGGATGAATCAGGCCGGCGCCGGCCGATTCCCATCAAGGACTCGGAATTTGAAATAGAAGTTGATACGGTGGTAGTAGCTATCGGCAACGGGCCTAATCCGCTCCTGCTAAAAGCCACGCCCGAAATAGAACTGAATAAATGGGGCAATATCAATGCCAATCCCGAGACCTTGGCCACCACCATGAAGGGTGTCTATGCCGGCGGTGATATTGTAACCGGCGCGGCTACGGTGATAGAAGCTATGGGACAAGGGAAAATAGCCGCTCGCTCTATTGATAAATACCTTACTGGCGGTTAA
- a CDS encoding TIGR01212 family radical SAM protein (This family includes YhcC from E. coli K-12, an uncharacterized radical SAM protein.): MLFYSFKNYLKDRFPGLKVYKIALDAGFTCPHRSSDTRTGGCIYCENRSFSPYARLPIRPPISEQIAKAMDFYRQRHKADKFIIYFQAYTNTLGPVDKLKALYDEALAHPDIVGLSIGTRPDCVPDKTLDLITGYTKKYDVWLEYGLQSAHDKTLEFINRGHKYADFEDAVKRTKGRNISIAAHLILGLPNETRDDMLQSVQKVIDFGVDGIKLHHLYVAQNTQLAKMHKEAPIKLLTLEEYIPLVCDTIERLPPKMVLMRLTGELSGELLIAPKWGVSKSAIIRMIEEELTKRGSYQGKKYPF; the protein is encoded by the coding sequence ATGTTATTTTATTCCTTTAAGAACTATCTCAAGGACAGGTTCCCCGGCCTGAAGGTCTACAAAATCGCCCTGGACGCCGGATTTACCTGTCCGCATCGTTCGTCTGATACACGCACCGGAGGGTGCATCTATTGCGAGAACCGCTCGTTCAGTCCCTATGCCCGTCTACCAATCCGTCCGCCCATCAGCGAACAAATCGCCAAGGCCATGGACTTCTACCGCCAGCGCCACAAGGCCGATAAATTCATCATTTACTTCCAGGCATATACCAATACCCTGGGCCCGGTTGATAAACTAAAAGCCCTCTATGACGAAGCATTAGCCCACCCGGATATTGTCGGGCTGTCAATCGGCACCAGGCCTGACTGCGTCCCGGATAAAACCCTGGACCTGATTACCGGATATACGAAAAAGTATGACGTCTGGCTGGAATACGGACTGCAATCCGCTCACGACAAGACACTGGAATTCATCAATCGGGGCCATAAATACGCTGATTTTGAGGATGCGGTTAAGCGGACCAAGGGCAGAAACATCTCCATTGCCGCGCATCTGATTCTGGGACTGCCGAACGAGACCAGAGATGATATGCTCCAATCCGTGCAAAAGGTGATTGACTTCGGCGTAGATGGCATTAAACTACACCACCTCTATGTGGCGCAGAATACCCAACTGGCTAAAATGCATAAGGAAGCACCCATAAAACTACTGACATTAGAGGAATACATCCCTCTGGTCTGCGATACCATAGAACGTTTACCACCTAAAATGGTGCTGATGCGCCTGACCGGCGAGTTGAGTGGCGAGTTGCTCATTGCCCCCAAATGGGGGGTAAGCAAAAGCGCTATTATCAGGATGATTGAAGAGGAATTGACCAAAAGAGGCTCTTATCAGGGGAAAAAGTACCCGTTTTAA
- a CDS encoding sulfide/dihydroorotate dehydrogenase-like FAD/NAD-binding protein, whose amino-acid sequence MFKILAKEVLSDCVYKMVIDAPRIARARKAGQFVVLRIDENGERVPLTICDADAVAGSLTIVFQAVGKSTMQLGQMEPGQSIHDLVGPLGKATHIEKYGTVVCVGGGIGIAPVYPIAQAMRLAGNKVISLIGARTKNLLILEKEMAKVSDELLVATDDGSYSIKGFTSDLLKQVMARGIKVDLAVAIGPVPMMKAMANLTKTYNLKTMVSLNPIMLDATGMCGVCRVTVGGKTQFACVDGPEFDGHLVDFDELQKRLRTYNVQEKTAVEKFQHSPSCIDLAMAAQKQVK is encoded by the coding sequence ATGTTCAAGATACTTGCCAAAGAGGTGCTTTCGGACTGCGTCTATAAGATGGTCATAGACGCGCCACGCATAGCCCGAGCCAGAAAGGCCGGCCAATTCGTGGTGCTCCGGATAGACGAAAACGGGGAACGGGTGCCCCTGACCATCTGCGATGCGGATGCGGTCGCCGGCTCGCTCACCATTGTCTTCCAGGCCGTGGGTAAATCCACCATGCAACTGGGACAGATGGAGCCCGGACAGAGTATTCACGACTTGGTCGGCCCGCTGGGCAAGGCCACCCACATTGAGAAATACGGTACCGTGGTCTGCGTGGGCGGCGGTATCGGCATTGCCCCGGTCTATCCGATTGCCCAGGCCATGCGGCTGGCTGGCAACAAGGTCATCTCGCTCATCGGCGCGCGCACCAAGAACCTGCTCATCCTGGAAAAAGAAATGGCCAAGGTCTCGGATGAACTCCTGGTGGCGACCGACGACGGCTCTTACAGCATCAAGGGATTCACCTCAGACCTGCTCAAACAGGTCATGGCCCGCGGAATCAAGGTTGACCTGGCCGTGGCTATCGGCCCGGTGCCGATGATGAAGGCCATGGCTAACCTGACCAAGACATACAATCTCAAGACCATGGTCAGTTTGAATCCAATTATGCTCGATGCCACCGGCATGTGCGGTGTCTGCCGGGTGACGGTCGGCGGCAAAACCCAATTCGCCTGCGTGGACGGCCCGGAATTCGACGGACATCTGGTGGATTTTGACGAACTCCAGAAACGGCTCCGGACCTATAATGTCCAGGAAAAGACGGCCGTGGAGAAATTCCAGCATAGCCCGAGTTGTATTGACCTGGCGATGGCCGCGCAGAAACAGGTGAAGTAA
- a CDS encoding oligopeptide transporter, OPT family — protein sequence MQDNKDNFQPYIKAEQSISEFSVRAIILGIILSVVFGAANAYVGLKVGMTVSASIPAAVISMAILRGILRKGTVLENNMVQTIGSSGESLAAGIIFTVPALIFLGVAPSILEIFIMSALGGCLGILFMIPLRRFLIVREHCTLPYPEGTACAQILVAGQEGGSKAKLVFGGVIIGGLYKFLMYGLGLWKDVVGFNLKLSNNPQVQTTLGAEVTPILLGVGYIIGLRIAALMFAGAVLGWLVLIPMIQFIGANLASAVPPATSPINQLDAMGIWKVYIRYIGAGAVLLGGIVSLLKSLPIVISSIRQGFSKLFNKQAESTVCRTDKDIKFKYIFIISILTIIAAIAYLVFYKPAVGTASSWPKGLVGVLLIMVLGGLFITVASRIVGIVGSSSSPVSGMTITTLVAVSLIFVAFGWTDQSSMIIAMTIGAIVCIAVCMAGDISQDLKTGYLVGATPYKQQIAEFIGVLAPALVIAWVLLLLQKTYGLGPEGKLQAPQATLMSIIVKGVISQQLPWVLLLIGIFIGICVELLGISSLPFAIGLYLPFTLSAPIIIGGLVAGLVSTTTKKDEFEKINEKGILFSSGLVAGDALVGIILALLASVSVDKVLNLRGEIPDGPMESLLGFGIFIALTIGLILIIKVGRKKRNTNNTNETNVTNIL from the coding sequence ATGCAAGATAATAAGGATAATTTCCAGCCATATATCAAGGCCGAACAATCCATCAGCGAATTCAGCGTCCGGGCCATCATCCTGGGCATCATCCTGTCCGTCGTCTTCGGCGCGGCCAATGCCTATGTCGGACTGAAGGTCGGCATGACCGTCTCGGCCTCTATCCCGGCTGCCGTTATCTCTATGGCCATTTTACGCGGCATCCTGCGCAAGGGCACGGTCCTGGAAAACAATATGGTTCAGACCATCGGCTCATCCGGCGAATCGCTGGCCGCCGGCATCATCTTCACCGTCCCGGCCCTGATATTCCTAGGCGTGGCGCCTTCTATCCTGGAGATATTTATCATGTCCGCGTTGGGCGGATGCCTGGGTATCCTGTTTATGATTCCGCTCAGGCGCTTTCTGATAGTCCGCGAGCACTGCACCCTGCCCTATCCTGAAGGCACGGCCTGCGCCCAGATTCTGGTAGCCGGCCAGGAAGGCGGCTCAAAGGCCAAACTGGTCTTCGGCGGCGTCATCATCGGCGGGCTCTATAAATTCCTGATGTATGGCTTGGGACTCTGGAAAGACGTGGTCGGCTTCAACCTGAAATTATCAAACAATCCTCAGGTCCAGACCACATTAGGCGCCGAGGTCACGCCGATTCTCCTGGGTGTTGGTTATATCATCGGCCTGCGCATCGCCGCGCTGATGTTTGCCGGCGCGGTCCTGGGCTGGCTGGTCTTGATTCCAATGATTCAGTTCATCGGCGCGAATCTGGCTTCAGCTGTCCCGCCGGCTACCAGCCCTATCAACCAACTCGACGCCATGGGCATCTGGAAGGTGTATATCAGATACATCGGCGCCGGCGCAGTCCTGCTGGGCGGTATCGTCAGCTTGCTCAAATCACTGCCTATAGTTATCAGTTCCATCCGCCAGGGTTTCAGCAAACTCTTCAACAAGCAGGCAGAATCAACCGTCTGCCGAACCGATAAAGATATCAAATTCAAATATATCTTCATCATCTCCATCCTGACCATAATTGCGGCTATCGCTTATCTGGTCTTCTACAAGCCGGCTGTCGGCACCGCCTCATCCTGGCCCAAGGGCTTGGTCGGCGTATTGCTGATAATGGTCCTGGGCGGATTATTCATCACCGTCGCCTCGCGGATTGTCGGCATTGTCGGCTCGTCCTCCAGTCCGGTATCGGGCATGACCATCACCACCCTGGTCGCGGTCTCATTGATATTCGTGGCATTCGGCTGGACCGACCAGAGCAGTATGATTATCGCCATGACTATCGGCGCCATTGTCTGCATCGCGGTCTGCATGGCCGGCGATATTTCCCAGGACCTCAAGACCGGATATCTGGTCGGCGCCACGCCTTACAAACAGCAGATTGCGGAGTTTATCGGCGTCCTGGCCCCGGCCCTGGTCATTGCCTGGGTGCTCCTGCTCCTGCAAAAAACATACGGGCTCGGCCCGGAAGGGAAATTACAGGCGCCCCAGGCCACCCTCATGTCCATCATCGTCAAAGGCGTCATCTCGCAGCAACTGCCCTGGGTGTTGTTGCTCATCGGCATATTTATCGGTATCTGCGTCGAACTGCTGGGCATCTCGTCACTGCCGTTTGCCATCGGACTATACCTGCCCTTTACCCTGTCCGCGCCGATAATCATCGGCGGGCTGGTGGCCGGACTGGTATCAACGACCACCAAAAAAGATGAATTCGAGAAGATAAATGAAAAAGGAATCCTGTTCAGTTCCGGACTGGTAGCCGGTGACGCCCTGGTCGGCATCATCCTGGCCCTGCTGGCATCGGTTTCAGTAGATAAGGTACTTAATCTCAGGGGTGAAATCCCGGACGGGCCAATGGAATCATTATTGGGATTCGGCATCTTTATAGCCCTGACTATTGGACTGATACTGATAATAAAAGTAGGCAGGAAAAAGAGGAACACGAATAACACGAATGAAACGAATGTCACGAATATCCTTTAG
- a CDS encoding DUF362 domain-containing protein, with the protein MERRSFLRLVAISGAGLFILPDRFSPGLFAAPAKTRVVIIRNSQMRNSEGETGKMEVKRTVYEALRSLSDAGSGEELLQSIISPKDVVGIKVNAYLGDKNNATRPDVAYSLAEFLIKTGVKDNNIIIWDRAADELEQSGYVIKDNKVDIRCVATNTKRVQRLSKPMAGFDDNAVTVGSAQIKVSSIASKACSVLVNMPSLRTFKFKENTGISNAIMNMYGAVEITEENTQALYGNDCNPGAADIYNIKPIKSKTKLVICDAIYPLYNGGPAEDQRYHWNYNGIIAGLDPVAVDIVAQGIIQKHRDKVLADTPKLRSDYLETCAGSKYRLGIVDLKEIEVIEKEI; encoded by the coding sequence ATGGAAAGAAGAAGTTTCTTGAGGCTGGTGGCCATCAGCGGCGCCGGGTTATTTATCCTGCCGGACAGATTCAGTCCGGGCCTGTTTGCCGCACCGGCCAAAACCCGGGTGGTGATAATCCGGAATTCCCAGATGAGGAATTCAGAAGGGGAGACCGGCAAGATGGAGGTAAAGCGCACGGTCTACGAGGCGCTCCGTTCGCTTTCAGATGCAGGTTCGGGCGAGGAATTGCTCCAGTCAATCATTTCTCCAAAGGACGTGGTCGGTATCAAGGTTAACGCCTATCTGGGCGATAAGAATAACGCCACCAGGCCAGACGTGGCATACAGTTTGGCGGAATTCCTGATAAAGACAGGCGTCAAGGATAATAACATTATCATCTGGGACCGGGCCGCGGACGAACTGGAGCAGTCCGGTTATGTTATTAAGGACAATAAGGTAGATATCAGGTGTGTTGCCACCAATACCAAACGGGTTCAGCGCCTGAGCAAGCCCATGGCCGGGTTTGACGATAACGCCGTCACGGTCGGTTCAGCTCAGATCAAGGTGTCCAGTATTGCATCCAAGGCCTGCAGTGTTTTGGTGAATATGCCGTCCCTGAGGACATTCAAGTTCAAGGAAAATACCGGTATCAGCAATGCGATAATGAATATGTACGGTGCAGTGGAGATAACCGAGGAGAATACCCAGGCGTTGTATGGCAATGACTGCAATCCGGGCGCGGCTGATATTTATAATATCAAGCCGATTAAGAGCAAGACCAAACTGGTGATTTGCGATGCGATTTACCCGCTGTATAACGGCGGACCGGCCGAAGACCAGCGGTATCACTGGAATTATAACGGCATCATCGCCGGCCTTGACCCGGTAGCGGTTGATATAGTGGCCCAGGGCATCATCCAGAAACATCGCGACAAGGTTTTAGCGGACACGCCTAAATTAAGGTCTGATTATCTGGAAACCTGCGCCGGCAGTAAATATCGCTTGGGAATTGTCGACCTCAAGGAGATAGAGGTCATAGAAAAAGAGATTTAG
- a CDS encoding MotA/TolQ/ExbB proton channel family protein, which produces MNKTRFIGQQILIFFAIIGIMFCTYWLTKPEPHEGWRETTLMDLFKAGGIYSYILAFLGFNAIVYGIMDFFKFRTGNMASPQTASKLDELLSSGDHVKVLELCQATDAHLAEIVKAGFDMDTKDTNAIASAMDGTLQKHTFKIANAPNKYLFIATLSAIIGTLGTVLGILATFGVLKTMCSPSPAALAQGIEESLVSICLGILALLVAVFFYFLNKNRINYYILELNIIAEKIISRFRT; this is translated from the coding sequence ATGAACAAGACAAGATTTATAGGACAGCAAATTTTAATCTTCTTTGCAATAATCGGTATAATGTTTTGTACTTACTGGTTAACCAAGCCGGAGCCCCACGAAGGATGGCGGGAGACTACATTAATGGACCTGTTCAAGGCCGGCGGTATTTACAGCTATATCCTCGCCTTCCTGGGTTTTAATGCGATTGTATATGGCATTATGGATTTCTTTAAGTTCCGCACAGGAAACATGGCATCACCGCAAACCGCATCTAAATTAGATGAACTGCTATCAAGTGGCGACCATGTTAAGGTATTAGAGCTATGCCAGGCCACCGATGCCCATCTGGCTGAAATCGTCAAGGCCGGGTTTGATATGGATACCAAGGATACGAACGCCATTGCCAGCGCAATGGATGGAACACTGCAAAAACACACCTTCAAAATTGCCAACGCCCCGAATAAATACCTGTTTATTGCCACGCTCTCAGCTATCATTGGAACATTAGGCACCGTCCTGGGCATACTGGCAACTTTCGGGGTCTTGAAGACAATGTGTTCTCCATCCCCTGCTGCTTTGGCACAGGGCATCGAGGAATCATTGGTATCCATATGCCTGGGTATTCTGGCCTTGCTTGTCGCTGTCTTTTTCTACTTCCTGAACAAGAACAGGATTAATTATTATATCCTCGAATTGAATATCATAGCTGAAAAAATAATATCCAGGTTCCGAACATAG
- the tatA gene encoding twin-arginine translocase TatA/TatE family subunit yields the protein MLGFLQNIGMTELIVILVILVFLFGATKIPQIARSLGKSAHEFKKGMREGDEEVKDKKDEDKKEASK from the coding sequence ATGTTAGGATTTTTGCAGAATATCGGGATGACGGAATTGATAGTCATATTAGTAATTTTAGTGTTTCTTTTCGGCGCCACCAAGATACCGCAAATCGCCCGGTCGTTAGGCAAGTCGGCCCATGAATTCAAGAAGGGGATGCGCGAAGGCGACGAAGAGGTAAAGGATAAAAAAGACGAGGACAAGAAAGAAGCTTCTAAGTAA
- the dapF gene encoding diaminopimelate epimerase, producing MKFFKMHGIGNDFILFVPSGKEQSSFTRPLIRRLCDRHSGIGADGVILVLPARHKNHDFRMRIFNADGSEAEMCGNGIRCLGKLVFEQGLTNKHGLIIETLSGNIPLKLLINRNKVAKVSVTLPAPSSVRKITASKIKVVLGNPHCVVFIDEDVSRFPVAKYGPLLERHHLFPQRTNVEFVRVKNRGAIDMRVWERGVGETLACGTGACAAVMAGIATRKLRNNKVKVSLPGGVLEISKLKSGKISLAGPAEMVFEGDIKLN from the coding sequence ATGAAATTCTTCAAGATGCACGGAATCGGCAACGATTTCATACTATTTGTCCCATCCGGCAAGGAACAATCATCATTCACCCGGCCCCTAATCCGGCGATTATGCGACCGCCATTCCGGGATTGGCGCGGACGGCGTAATCCTGGTGTTGCCGGCGCGACATAAGAATCACGATTTCAGGATGCGCATATTCAATGCCGACGGCTCTGAAGCCGAGATGTGCGGCAACGGCATCCGCTGCCTGGGCAAATTGGTATTCGAGCAGGGACTAACAAATAAACACGGACTCATCATTGAAACTCTTAGCGGAAATATCCCGCTAAAACTCCTTATTAACAGGAATAAAGTCGCTAAGGTCAGCGTCACCCTACCTGCTCCATCATCCGTACGTAAGATAACAGCATCAAAAATAAAGGTGGTGTTGGGCAATCCCCATTGCGTGGTTTTCATTGATGAAGATGTAAGCAGATTTCCTGTTGCCAAATACGGTCCGTTGCTGGAAAGGCATCACCTGTTTCCCCAAAGGACTAATGTGGAGTTTGTCCGGGTGAAGAACAGAGGCGCGATAGATATGCGGGTCTGGGAACGCGGGGTAGGCGAAACCCTGGCCTGCGGCACCGGCGCCTGCGCGGCCGTTATGGCCGGAATTGCCACACGCAAACTGCGGAATAATAAAGTAAAGGTCAGCCTGCCGGGCGGAGTTCTGGAAATCTCTAAGCTTAAAAGCGGTAAAATCTCGCTGGCCGGTCCGGCCGAAATGGTGTTTGAAGGCGATATTAAACTTAACTAA
- a CDS encoding STAS domain-containing protein produces the protein MTNLVVKTMKMPDDIAVIGLEGILDNNTEDQFGEAITKIQDEGTHRFIFDLSRLNIITSSGIGSFIKIANSCRENYGNVVIVQPQPAVKEALQIFGLFNFIQTADNITNAVKTLAGPPKK, from the coding sequence ATGACTAACCTGGTGGTTAAGACAATGAAAATGCCGGATGATATCGCGGTTATCGGGCTGGAAGGAATCCTGGACAATAACACCGAAGACCAGTTCGGAGAAGCGATAACCAAAATACAAGATGAAGGGACCCACCGGTTTATCTTTGACCTGTCCAGATTGAATATTATTACGTCATCTGGCATCGGGTCTTTTATAAAAATAGCCAACTCCTGCCGGGAAAACTACGGCAATGTCGTCATCGTCCAGCCCCAACCGGCCGTCAAGGAGGCGCTGCAGATATTCGGACTGTTCAACTTTATCCAGACGGCAGACAACATTACTAACGCCGTAAAAACACTGGCCGGGCCGCCTAAAAAATAA
- a CDS encoding M20 family metallo-hydrolase translates to MQHNNIIDKVFRRIQQLQPEMIRLQAGLTAIPALSPISKGIGEVKKAEYLKKALKQLGFSNIEEYRAPDKSAPCGYRPNLITRIKGKNHSKTIWLISHIDIVPPGARNLWHTDPYKAVVKDGKVFGRGTEDNQQAIVTSIFAAKAMKDLNLVPEYDVALGFLADEETGSHFGIQWLLDNKKLFRKQDIIIVPDSGSPDSREIEIAEKSILWLKITIKGKQCHASMPHKGINAHRAGAHLLCQLDNVLHRQFKLKDRLFNPAVSTFEPTRKDANVENVNTIPGEDIFYFDCRILPKYKPEHIKRIFRQEAARIARKFTQPLHPALARKGGVHARAGFKLKITIEPVNESASSYTAPSAQAVKMLSASIKYVIGKKPVLVGIGGGTFAAHFRQHGYPAVVWSTLGEMAHQPNEYCLIKNMITDTKVFAHLLSGQGKY, encoded by the coding sequence ATGCAACACAACAACATCATCGACAAGGTATTCAGGCGCATCCAACAGCTCCAGCCAGAGATGATTCGCCTCCAAGCCGGACTGACCGCTATCCCGGCCCTGTCACCGATAAGCAAAGGCATCGGCGAGGTGAAAAAGGCCGAGTATCTCAAAAAGGCGCTCAAGCAATTGGGTTTCAGCAATATCGAAGAATACCGCGCGCCTGACAAATCAGCGCCCTGCGGATATCGGCCTAACCTGATTACCCGTATCAAAGGCAAAAACCATTCTAAGACCATCTGGCTCATCAGCCATATTGATATTGTCCCGCCCGGCGCCCGGAATCTCTGGCACACCGACCCGTATAAAGCCGTGGTCAAAGATGGTAAGGTATTCGGCAGAGGCACCGAGGATAACCAGCAGGCCATCGTCACCTCTATCTTTGCGGCCAAGGCCATGAAGGACCTGAATCTGGTGCCGGAATACGACGTCGCCTTGGGATTCCTGGCTGATGAAGAGACCGGCAGCCATTTCGGCATCCAGTGGCTATTGGATAACAAAAAACTATTCAGAAAACAGGATATCATCATCGTGCCGGATAGCGGAAGCCCGGACAGCCGCGAGATTGAGATTGCCGAGAAATCAATTCTCTGGCTCAAGATTACCATCAAGGGCAAACAATGCCACGCCTCGATGCCCCACAAAGGAATCAATGCCCATCGGGCCGGAGCGCATCTACTCTGCCAACTGGATAATGTCCTGCACCGGCAGTTCAAACTCAAAGACCGCTTATTCAATCCGGCGGTCTCCACCTTTGAGCCGACCCGAAAAGACGCCAATGTGGAGAACGTCAATACCATTCCGGGCGAGGATATCTTCTACTTCGATTGCCGGATATTGCCCAAATACAAACCGGAACATATCAAACGGATATTCCGGCAGGAAGCCGCCAGAATAGCCAGGAAGTTCACCCAGCCCTTGCACCCAGCCCTTGCACGCAAGGGCGGGGTGCACGCAAGGGCTGGGTTCAAGCTCAAGATTACCATAGAGCCGGTCAATGAATCAGCGTCGTCATACACTGCCCCGTCCGCCCAGGCAGTCAAGATGCTCAGCGCATCAATCAAGTATGTCATCGGCAAGAAGCCGGTGCTGGTCGGCATCGGCGGCGGAACCTTTGCGGCCCATTTCCGGCAACACGGATACCCGGCCGTGGTTTGGTCAACGCTGGGTGAAATGGCGCACCAGCCCAACGAATACTGCCTGATTAAGAATATGATTACCGATACCAAGGTCTTCGCGCATTTACTAAGCGGCCAGGGAAAATACTAA